aggattcacacattaagcatggaagaatgttatattaatggaacagtaagccataatattttatttcattgctgttcaaacatgaaacagactgcaacctgttaaatgcagtggctcagttataagcctgaactttcagataaataaatattcatacaaatcttacagtgtacatgtttactaattatccatccatccattttcttaaccgtttgtcctcacaagggggcACAGcagcctatctcagctggcttcgggcagtaggcggggtacatcctgaactggttgccagacaatcacagggcacacagagacgaataACCATCcaaacctatggacaatttagagtgttcaattaacctgccacacatgtctttggaatgtgggaggaaaccgaagtacccagagaaaacccacgcaagcacgggaagaacatccaaactccacccaggaaggccaaagcccggacttgatctcacgtcctcagcactggtaggcggacgtgctaaccagtcagccaccgtgccgcccagtttactgattagtattttctaaatttgagaaagaaagaaaaaatcgcaatcaatttatagatccgCATCAGACCTACGTGAGGatagcggttaagaaaatggatgtatttaGATGATTCCTTTGCATACAACTAGATGGAGACTACATACCAACACACTTTGAGAATTAGTAAAAGACAACATTTAAGGAATGGGCCAGCGCagtgattatcaaattaaatctGGTCCCCATCTTATCCACAACACTAGGGTACTTGAAAACATATGCTTTTCCTTTATGTTACAGCTTGGACTAAACGTCCTGTCCTGTGACATCAATGGGGACCTAATAGTTGGAGTTCTTCATTCAAGTACCGGAGACTTATTAGTCCTGTGTAGCCATGCGGATCACTTTATGTCAAGGTGTGTTGACCGGGGCCATCATCCTCAACCTCCTCATCCTTTACTATGTGTCTCGAGCTCAGCAGCAAATGATGGAGAAGAGGAAAGAACACGGCAGGGCCACCAGGAAGGCTGCCTTACCCGCCTCCCCTCTGGGGGGAGGCATAGGGGGACTGGTCGGGCCTGGAGTTGAGCCCGGAGTGGCCGGCGTGTCAAATAATCGCAGCCCACGCGTGACTGTGCTCCTGCGCGAGTTTGAAAACTTTGAGAATTATGTCGGGGAAGTCGCCAATTCCTTCCTGAGACAAAGACCTGAGCTTCCTTTCCTGGTTGTGGCCGACACGCCTCCGTACCCACCTTTGGAGCTCCCTGATGGCTCTCGCCTCCTGGTGCTCTCCCTGAGCCCGGACCAGCCACCGCAAGCGCACAGGCCCGAGTTTCACGTCCAGACGGAGTTTGTGCTCCTCGTACCGGACGGTGTGGATTTGGAGCCAGCGCGAGCTATTGAGAGGCTGATTAAGGAGCTGGAAGGCGAGGGTGGCGGTCCAGTGAGGCTGGTGGCTGCACCCGTTCTGGCTCGAACCGCCGTGCAGTGTCTCCACCTGAGGGTGAACCTCCGCGAGTGGACCGCCACTTACTCCGCCGCCGCATCCGGGAGCAGCGGCAGCGTGTGCACGGCCTTGCAAGGCGACGCCGTGGTGCTCATCCGCACGGAGGATCTGTTTAATCTGTCGGTGCCGCTCGGCCGGCCCCTGTTGCCCTCGCTCTTCATCCAGACCACGCTGAGGGGCTGGAAGGTGAAGCTCCTGGAGAGCCCGTGTTTTTCGGCCAACCACCGGCCCCTCTTCAGCTCGGCTCACAACCAGTGGAAGGCGGACACTCGCCTGAAGGAGGCCACGGGGAAGCTGATGAGGAGCTTCGGTCTGAAGCGTCTCCTGCTACCCGAGGGGAAGGAGCAGTGGCACGGCTGCAGCAAGGAAACGCCTCGCTGCTTCGGCACGGTGCAGGACGACACGCCGGACTTCCTCTACCTGGATCGCTGGACGCCTCCGTGTTGTTTGCGCGCACTTCGCAAAACCGCCAAATATGTCATCAACATCCTGGAGAGCTCTGGGGTGCGCTACTGGCTGGAAGGCGGGTCTTTGCTGGGCGCCGTCCGCCACCAGGACATCATCCCGTGGGATTACGACGTGGACCTGGGAATCTACCTGGAGGACGTGCCCAACTGCGATTACTTGAAGAACCTGGACTCCGGCTCGCTGGTGGACGCTAACGGCTACGTGTGGGAACGCGCGGTGGAAGGCGACTTCTACAGGGTGCAGTACAGCGAGGCCAACCACCTGCATGTGGACCTGTGGCCCTTCTACCCCCGCAACGGCGTCATGACCAAAGACACGTGGACAGAGCACAAGCAGGACACGGAGTTTCCCGAGCACTTCCTGCAGCCGCTCGTGTCCGTGCCCTTTGCGGGCATCAACGCCTACGGTCCGAATAACCACCGCGCCTTCTTGGAGCTCAAGTTCGGAGAAGGGGTTGTCGAAAACCCCCAGTACCCCAACCCTGCCAAGAAAAGATTGGACCGGGCCAAATTATGAGAGAATATTTGTGTAGACACTCCACAGTAAAATGACAACTAAAGGCTCATAGTTAAGAGGTTGTGAGAATGGACAAGGCCCAGCACGACTTGTCATGTACACAAACATCAAAATAGatcaggcttccccaatccaggtcctggagggccaaagtcctgcaggtttgagatgttccTATCCTCCTGAtacatataatcagctcatcagcaagctctgcagaagcctgataaccattctaatctttagaatcaggtgtgttggaggacagaAGCATCTAAAACccgcaggactctggccctcgaggaccagaattgAGGAAGCCTGACATAGATGAACAGGTAGGCTGTCCGTCCTTGAATGGGGAGTTGGCAATTTCCCGCCAAAATCACTTTTGTTAAAACTGTGAACATTCTTTGACGGTATagtgcagtggtgccttgagaaagactttaactcattcactgccattgacggctatagacgtaaaaaaaaataattttaactatttctattagttaaaaaaaaaattccccacttttgttaacaagagaatgaaaacctagaattttttgtgagatttgtgattaatcgtgagctaactagtgaagtcatgcgattaattacaattaaaaaatttaatcgcctgacgcccctaatttttaataatcttttctttctaaTCGCATCAGGCGCAAATTTTTTGagattgtaattaattgcatgacttaaatagttaactcacaattaatcacaaattttctaggttttcatactcttgtctaaaaaaaaaaaagttaaactaatagaaatggttaaaatgaatttttgacatctatagccgtcaatggcaatgaatgagataatttgatgtaattttcacaacaaccaaaaaaaacaactgtcagCCATGCATGTCCTTTTCTTCCTGCGCGTACCTCCTGAACAGCATTTACAGTTTCATGAGAAAGAAAGATTATATCGGCAAAACTCCAGCCCGATGATTATTTATGAAAAGTTCTAACATCAGTCAATATGATGTATAAGAAACCACAGTGCTCAATGACAAACAATCAGACTGAGATAGGTGTGACTGATgaggtgtcaatcatttgtctCGTGGGGACACTCATTGCACACAGCTGGAGAGAACAAAGTCTAAACATTGACAATTGTTGGCGCCATATTGTCACCCAGCTGTACGTAATGCCACTATGCAATCCAAAATTGACCATAGGTGATATTTTACACAGAAGCCTCACAATATGTCAATCCAAGATGACCATAACGGCCAGTTAagtataaaatcaataaaatgtgaTTCTTAAGATACCACATACCTCATAAATCACGCCTTTTGACTTTGATTAGAGACACGTGTTGGTGGCAGGCATTTTACGAGCGTTTCAACAACTATGACAAAAGTTTTAACAGGGAAGTTGAAAACTCCTCTTTAAATGACTTAATTAGGAGGAAACACCGGACTATATGTGGTTTACAATATGTGGtctaaatgtgtgtgttgtACAGTAAAAATGACTGAACATTTTCACTAGATTGATCtgattactgtacagtatgtaatgcCCTTACATGGCTTTACTGTGTATTCATCTCACCCCATTGCCATGGTTTGCACTGATTTTGATGTGAGGACCGTTTTTGCACACTTGAATGTATGTTACATGTTACTACAGTATAAGTTGTTTTCATGAAGTGAACTTCAACGTCTTTGCTGTTGTTGGGAGTATGGAGAAACATAAGCACACTATACTAAAGCTATGTTAGCGTATTCTTGTGAGTACTCTTGTCATAAATAAATCATCTACTGTAATGGTGGTCCTGCGCTTGAACACTAGGTGGCGCAATCCATCTGTGATGGGGCCTTTTCCTGCTGGGATCAAAGCTAATATGAGACTTGTGTCCTATATTAGATGATACAGTATGGTATATTTTATCACTGCCAAGTAGCATGCATGTTAGGTCACCTGATGTCATTCCTACGAGCATTTCCAAACGTGGATGAACAAACTCACAGAAAAACAGTGACGGCGTTTGagctttttaatttgaaaaggaaCAGCCCTGTAAAAACGATGCTTCACAAcaccattaaaacattttaaaaaaaaattgcctacCCTCGCCTTGTGCAATATAAATAACGGAATTCCATGTATTGACAGCAACCATATTGTCCAAACATTTGTACCAACAGTCTGGAAAAGTTCACTTAGTTCACTAGTGAGACGTTGCATATTTTAAAAGATAACCACTGTAATTCAAGCAAAACTAGTGTGACAGGAGTGCCACACCCTTGTTGAGGGTGTTTGTAGTAGACCAcaagagggaggggggggggagacctAGAACCCAATGGAAGCACCTTGTATACTTAGCATAGAAGCGTATCCCCAAAGGTGACCAGAagcagcactgaaataaaaatacaattcaagtATTTGATTAACGGAATTATTCTAGTCATATTATTGTTTAACTCGAGGTTCTAATAGCATAAATCgatcaaaaaaataaagcaaacagAACCATTGGGCTAAAAAATTATGCAATCTTCCTCGGTAAGTCAATGGGAAATTTGGTTTTGAGATAAGAACAGTCTGCAAGCGGTTCAACCTGAGATGTAGTGACATTGAggtccgattaaaaaaaaaaaaattatccactACACATTTTGGCTTTGGTACATTAGCACATATATAAAAACAGCATTAGCATTATTGTTCTCTTTGTTTTCATATAAACAACTATATCAACAGAAGGGAAGGCATACAACGAAATAGTTTTACTCAAAGCATCTTTAGACACTGAGGAaaaatggagtgcactactTCACTGAAGCCAATGGAGGCGCTTTTCATTTCACTCTTAAGCACGGTACCCACATACCGATAATCGGACCAAACATGAGCATGTTTACCACCCTTCTGATCACTTTCAGCTAAGTCCACACTATTGAATTTCCTTAAAAGATTTTTGTAAGCGATCATCTTGTGGCGTGTATGTTATGAGCTATATTTCACCCTCAATTTCCTTGGAAACTTGTTGGTGAACCCTGTATTATGAGTAAGTCATGCAACCATGGCTGGCTAACATTAGCTTGTTGTCggtgctaatgttagcttagctGCTACTTTGTTGGACGGTGACCCCTCTATTACGAGTTAGTCATGCTACCAAATAGCAACCGTGGCTGGCTAACATTAGCTTGTTGTCTGTGCTAACGTTAGCGTAGAAGTGTTCTTTGTGTGACTTTCTCATCTTTAATTAATCCCGCTCATTCATGTCGGTGACTGGCATGGCTTCAGTCAGACTTGGGGCTTGTCTCACGTGAGGCTAAAAACGGCAAACTCCTCCTTTTAAAGAACAGACATTCCCAAGGTTACACTACAGTGCCGATATGAAAtcacacaaataaaacatttggaatAGTTTTCAATTACAGCAGTTAGGGATGAagataatgaaaatgtttggcaaaaaaagaag
The genomic region above belongs to Vanacampus margaritifer isolate UIUO_Vmar chromosome 5, RoL_Vmar_1.0, whole genome shotgun sequence and contains:
- the fkrp gene encoding ribitol 5-phosphate transferase FKRP; this translates as MRITLCQGVLTGAIILNLLILYYVSRAQQQMMEKRKEHGRATRKAALPASPLGGGIGGLVGPGVEPGVAGVSNNRSPRVTVLLREFENFENYVGEVANSFLRQRPELPFLVVADTPPYPPLELPDGSRLLVLSLSPDQPPQAHRPEFHVQTEFVLLVPDGVDLEPARAIERLIKELEGEGGGPVRLVAAPVLARTAVQCLHLRVNLREWTATYSAAASGSSGSVCTALQGDAVVLIRTEDLFNLSVPLGRPLLPSLFIQTTLRGWKVKLLESPCFSANHRPLFSSAHNQWKADTRLKEATGKLMRSFGLKRLLLPEGKEQWHGCSKETPRCFGTVQDDTPDFLYLDRWTPPCCLRALRKTAKYVINILESSGVRYWLEGGSLLGAVRHQDIIPWDYDVDLGIYLEDVPNCDYLKNLDSGSLVDANGYVWERAVEGDFYRVQYSEANHLHVDLWPFYPRNGVMTKDTWTEHKQDTEFPEHFLQPLVSVPFAGINAYGPNNHRAFLELKFGEGVVENPQYPNPAKKRLDRAKL